A genomic segment from Torulaspora globosa chromosome 3, complete sequence encodes:
- the SPT6 gene encoding chromatin-remodeling histone chaperone SPT6 (ancestral locus Anc_3.460), with the protein MSDPTNDAREGAAVRDEELISNGIIDDKPPSDEEEGEDVFDSSEEDEDLEEDEEEAKKIKEGFIVDDEEDETLEGTASKRRKKHKRRAREEEEEDRLSEDDLDLLMENAGVKRSTITPIAGKLKRLKRAGDEEAHNEESSGTAPSRGDSNSKLEDFFSDEEEEDEGMANNERGARDRHLEGEALDDGRDHRASKGAVMDELDDFIEEDEFSDEDEETRQQRIQERKLLREHRMKQPVQVTGLSSDKIDEMYDIFGDGHDYDWALEIENEELDQGTANEVVPDDEGEDRDDARTGKKKITLQDIYDLQDLKRNLMTDEDMVIRRADIPERYQELRAGLSNYNELTAEDQDLEKNWISDKISVEKNFDPSYDLTEFKECIGNAIKFISQENLEVPFIYAYRRNYISSRDKDGFVLTEDDLWEIVSLDIEFHSLIYKREYVKSFYHELDISDPIVDDYFKNQTTGSTAELNSLQDIYNFVEFKYAHDINDFVARNSGRKHLKNSSYEKFKSSALYQAISDIGISAEQVGENISSQHQIHVPVDHPDLTPHEVIKSILSANSADLQVFTSNTDLALDTVKKYYALEIAKNTKVREKVRSDFYKYYLADVVLTSKGKREIQKGSVYEDIKYAINRTPQHFRRDPDVFLRMLEAESLNLLNVRLHMSSQSQYVDHMFQIALETTNTSQLATEWNNFRKSTFNRAMDQIFSDISREIKDDLSKTCEKLVAKTIRHKFMTKLDQAPFIPNSKDPKVPKVLTLTCGQGRFGADAIIAVFLNRKGEYVRDYKIVDNPFDRSNPEKFEDTLDEIIQSCQPNALGINGPNPKTQKFYKRLQEIIHKKQVVDSRGHAIPIIYVEDEVAVRYQNSERASQEFPNKPPLVKYCIALGRYMHSPLNEYANLSAEELGSLAVHPHQTLLPREKFLKALETAFVDIVNLVGVEVNRATDNPYYARCLKFISGFGKRKAIDFLESLQRLNEPLLARQQLITHNILHKTIFMNAAGFLYISWNEKRQKYEDLEHDQLDSTRIHPEDYHLATKVAADALEYDPDAIAEKEEQGTMSEFIEILREDPDRRSKLESLNLESYAEELEKNTGQRKLNNLNTIVLELLDGFEELRNDFHPLHGEEIFQSLTGENEKTFFKGAIVPVRVERFRHNDVICVTNSLVECIVNAQRHAGAQYKRPPGDIYEIGKTYPSKVVFIDYENITAEVSLLEHDVKHQFVPVNYSKDPSIWDLKQELEDSEEEKKITMAEARAKRTHRVINHPYYVPFNGKQAEDYLRSKERGDFVIRQSSRGDDHLVITWKLDKDLFQHIDIQELEKENPLALGRVLVVENQRYHDLDQIIVEYLQNKVRLLNEITSNEKFKRGNKKEVIKFVEDYSKVNPNRSVYYFCFNYSNPGWFYLMFKLNAQSKLYTWNVKLTHTGFFLVNYNYPSVIQLCNGFKTLLKSNSNRSRGGY; encoded by the coding sequence ATGTCCGACCCTACAAATGATGCCAGGGAGGGGGCAGCTGTGagagatgaagagttgATATCCAATGGAATCATCGATGACAAACCGCCTAgcgacgaagaggaaggcGAGGATGTGTTTGATTCGtctgaggaagatgaagatttagaagaggatgaggaagaagcgaagaagatcaaggaaGGGTTTATTgttgacgatgaagaggatgaaacCCTGGAAGGTACTGCGTcgaagaggaggaaaaaGCACAAGAGAAGGGCCagagaggaagaagaagaggatagACTCTCTGAGGATGATCTCGACCTGCTTATGGAAAATGCGGGCGTCAAACGAAGTACAATAACACCGATCGCTGGGAAGTTGAAGCGATTGAAAAGAGCGggcgacgaagaagctcataATGAAGAATCCAGTGGTACGGCGCCATCAAGAGGGGATTCAAATTCCAAACTAGAAGACTTTTTCtcggatgaagaagaagaagatgaaggcATGGCGAATAACGAAAGAGGAGCTCGCGATCGCCATCTTGAAGGCGAAGCCTTGGATGACGGGAGAGACCACAGAGCAAGTAAAGGTGCTGTGATGGATGAACTAGATGACTtcattgaggaagatgagtTTTCagacgaagatgaagaaacaaggCAGCAAAGAATTCAGGAAAGAAAGCTGCTTCGAGAACACAGAATGAAGCAGCCGGTTCAGGTGACAGGATTGTCTTCGGACAAGATAGATGAAATGTACGATATCTTTGGTGATGGACACGACTACGACTGGGCCTTGGAGATagaaaatgaagagctCGATCAAGGTACCGCGAATGAAGTTGTCCCAGATGACGAGGGAGAAGATAGGGATGACGCCAGGACtggaaagaagaaaataacacttcaagatatctatgatcttcaagatttAAAGCGAAACCTGATGACTGATGAGGATATGGTTATTAGAAGGGCTGACATTCCAGAGAGATATCAGGAGTTGAGAGCAGGTCTATCAAATTATAATGAACTTACCGCTGAAGACCAGGACTTAGAGAAGAACTGGATAAGCGACAAGATATCTGTTGAGAAGAACTTCGATCCATCCTACGATTTGACAGAATTCAAGGAATGTATTGGTAATGCTATAAAATTCATTTCACAAGAAAACTTGGAAGTACCTTTCATCTATGCTTATCGTCGTAACTACATATCCTCCAGGGACAAAGATGGCTTTGTTTTAACTGAAGATGACTTGTGGGAAATTGTCAGTCTGGATATTGAGTTTCACAGTTTGATTTATAAAAGAGAATATGTGAAGAGTTTCTACCACGAATTGGATATAAGCGATCCGATCGTGGACGAttacttcaagaatcaAACGACAGGTTCCACAGCCGAATTGAATTCTCTGCAAGATATTTACAACTTCGTTGAGTTCAAATATGCGCATGATATTAACGACTTTGTGGCAAGGAATTCAGGTAGGAAGCacttgaaaaattccaGTTATGAGAAGTTCAAGTCAAGTGCTCTTTACCAAGCTATTAGTGATATTGGTATTAGTGCCGAGCAGGTAGGTGAGAACATTAGTTCACAGCATCAAATACATGTCCCCGTGGATCACCCAGATTTGACCCCACATGAAGTTATTAAAAGTATATTGAGTGCCAATAGCGCCGATCTGCAGGTATTTACTTCCAATACCGATCTGGCGCTTGACACGGTGAAGAAGTACTATGCGCTTGAAATAGCGAAGAATACTAAGGTCAGAGAAAAAGTCAGGTCAGATTTTTACAAATATTACTTAGCAGATGTGGTATTGACATCAAAGGGGAAAAGAGAGATTCAAAAGGGTTCAGTATATGAGGATATCAAGTATGCTATTAACAGAACCCCCCAACATTTCAGAAGAGACCCGGACGTGTTTTTGCGTATGCTGGAGGCTGAATCTTTGAATCTTCTTAACGTGAGGTTACACATGTCGTCACAGTCTCAATACGTGGATCACATGTTTCAAATAGCCTTGGAGACCACTAATACATCTCAGCTGGCAACAGAATGGAATAACTTCCGTAAATCAACCTTTAATCGAGCAATGGATCAAATTTTCTCAGATATCTCTCGTGAGATAAAAGACGATTTATCCAAGACTTGTGAGAAGCTGGTGGCAAAGACTATCAGACATAAATTTATGACGAAGCTTGATCAGGCTCCATTCATTCCAAACAGCAAAGATCCAAaagttccaaaagtttTGACATTGACCTGTGGTCAGGGTAGATTTGGAGCTGATGCCATAATTGCAGTCTTCTTAAACCGCAAGGGCGAATACGTTAGGGACTATAAGATTGTTGACAATCCATTCGACAGATCAAACCCCgaaaagtttgaagatACGCTAGACGAAATCATTCAAAGCTGTCAGCCAAATGCCCTAGGAATTAACGGGCCTAATCCAAAAACCCAAAAATTCTATAAGAGATTACAGGAAATTATCCATAAGAAGCAAGTGGTTGATAGCAGAGGACACGCAATTCCAATAATTTACGTTGAGGATGAGGTTGCGGTTCGCTATCAGAACTCTGAACGAGCAAGTCAAGAATTTCCAAACAAGCCACCTCTTGTGAAATATTGTATCGCACTTGGACGCTATATGCACTCGCCTCTAAACGAGTACGCTAATCTTTCTGCCGAAGAGTTGGGTTCATTGGCAGTTCATCCGCATCAGACTTTGTTGCCAAGagagaagttcttgaaagcacTGGAAACAGCTTTCGTTGATATCGTTAATCTAGTTGGCGTCGAGGTCAACAGGGCTACGGATAACCCTTATTACGCTCGctgcttgaaattcattTCAGGGTTTGGTAAGCGTAAAGCTATCGACTTCCTTgaatctttgcaaagattAAACGAACCGCTACTGGCTCGCCAGCAGTTAATCACTCACAATATTCTACACAAAACGATCTTCATGAATGCGGCTGGTTTCTTGTATATTTCGTGGAATGAAAAGAGGCAAAAGTACGAGGATCTGGAGCATGATCAGCTGGATAGTACTAGAATCCACCCTGAAGACTATCATCTGGCTACCAAggttgctgctgatgcTCTTGAATACGATCCTGAtgcaattgcagaaaagGAAGAGCAAGGAACAATGAGCGAATTTATCGAAATCCTACGAGAGGATCCCGACCGCAGATCGAAGTTGGAATCATTGAACTTGGAATCATACGCggaagagcttgagaagAATACTGGACAAAGAAAGCTGAATAACTTGAATACGATAGTTTTGGAGCTTTTAgatggatttgaagaattgagGAATGATTTCCACCCTCTGCATGGAGAAGAGATTTTCCAAAGTCTTACTGGAGAAAACGAGaaaactttcttcaagggTGCCATTGTACCTGTCAGGGTCGAGAGGTTCAGACACAACGATGTCATTTGTGTCACGAACTCGCTTGTGGAATGCATTGTTAATGCACAACGTCACGCAGGAGCACAGTATAAACGCCCCCCCGGAGACATTTACGAGATAGGTAAGACCTATCCTTCCAAGGttgtcttcatcgactACGAGAATATTACCGCGGAAGTATCCTTGCTGGAGCATGATGTGAAGCACCAATTCGTCCCAGTCAATTACAGCAAAGATCCCTCAATCTGGGATCTAAAGCAGGAGCTCGAAGACtccgaggaagagaagaagataacAATGGCAGAGGCTCGTGCCAAGAGAACTCATCGTGTGATCAACCATCCTTACTACGTTCCGTTCAACGGCAAGCAGGCCGAGGACTATCTAAGAAGTAAAGAACGTGGTGATTTCGTCATCAGACAATCCAGTCGAGGTGATGACCATTTGGTCATCACATGGAAGCTGGATAAAGATTTATTTCAGCATATCGATATCCAGGAGCTTGAAAAGGAGAATCCCCTGGCTCTGGGGAGAGTGCTAGTTGTTGAAAACCAAAGATATCACGATCTAGATCAGATCATCGTCGAGTACTTACAAAACAAAGTGAGACTGCTGAACGAGATCACCTCCAATGAAAAGTTCAAACGTGggaacaagaaggaagtgATAAAGTTCGTTGAGGATTACTCTAAGGTCAACCCGAACAGATCGGTTTATTATTTCTGTTTTAACTATAGCAACCCTGGCTGGTTCTACCTGATGTTCAAACTAAATGCACAAAGCAAGCTTTACACTTGGAACGTGAAGCTGACGCACACaggcttcttcctcgttaaTTACAATTACCCTAGCGTCATTCAGTTATGCAACGGTTTCAAGACCTTACTGAAGTCGAACAGCAATAGAAGCAGAGGCGGCTACTGA
- the CTR1 gene encoding high-affinity Cu transporter CTR1 (ancestral locus Anc_3.459) → MNMDMGSTTSMPSMTSSMPMASSTSASGSGSMSGMDMGMNYYLTPTYRHYPVLFQHLSADTRGKAFGIFLLIVVAAFVYKFLLFVSWCLEVHWFKRWNKTNKYSTLQVAKETNNVRESGGKDYYADAGFDVQTLPKIPNFMFDVFSPSLIDLFHDLIRALLTFTATMIIYMLMLAAMSFVLTYVFAVITGLTFAEVFFNRCKICMLKRWDIQREIKKTTTCPGTGDCQCGRHEWADAEVATVTSDDQGTRIQDKDQNEKGCCPPVAAEPKCCCTEKAEEDERNIETNILESSKLQEQAGNMDSNLMPAEKFQ, encoded by the coding sequence ATGAATATGGATATGGGTTCAACGACTAGCATGCCTAGCATGACAAGTTCGATGCCAATGGCTAGCAGTACATCTGCGAGTGGCTCGGGTTCTATGTCCGGAATGGATATGGGTATGAATTACTATCTGACTCCAACTTATAGGCATTATCCCgttctctttcagcacTTGTCTGCCGACACAAGAGGCAAGGCATTTGGTATTTTCTTGCTGATAGTGGTGGCCGCATTTGTGTACAAGTTCCTACTGTTTGTGAGCTGGTGCTTGGAAGTGCATTGGTTCAAGAGGTGGAATAAGACCAACAAATACAGTACTTTACAAGTTGCGAAGGAGACAAATAATGTACGGGAATCCGGTGGTAAGGACTACTATGCTGATGCTGGTTTCGACGTGCAAACTCTTCCCAAGATCCCAAACTTCATGTTTGACGTATTCAGTCCGTCGCTGATCGATTTGTTCCACGACCTCATTAGAGCATTATTGACTTTCACAGCAACGATGATAATCTATATGCTCATGCTTGCAGCCATGTCATTCGTCCTGACCTATGTCTTCGCGGTTATCACAGGTTTGACATTTGCTGAAGTCTTCTTTAATAGATGCAAGATATGCatgttgaaaagatgggACATACAAAGAGAGATTAAGAAGACGACCACGTGTCCAGGTACCGGAGATTGCCAATGCGGCAGACATGAATGGGCAGATGCAGAGGTAGCTACGGTGACTTCCGATGATCAAGGTACTCGAATTCAAGATAAAGATCAAAACGAAAAAGGTTGCTGCCCTCCTGTTGCTGCGGAGCCTAAATGCTGCTGCACTGAAAAGGCagaggaggatgaaagaAACATAGAGACGAACATCCTGGAGAGCTCAAAATTACAAGAACAAGCCGGTAACATGGACTCCAATTTGATGCCAGCCGAGAAGTTTCAATAA
- the DAM1 gene encoding Dam1p (ancestral locus Anc_3.458) has translation MSQDKPKISGKRSATEYRLSIASNSGSRRSSLVGINDNGHGSIGGGNRSIAISGTSEEEEDMLKAYILPQVREFTDSLSTLDANFTQLNFIHESLVDFNESLGALLYGLMCNSWCVDFPYVSHDIAGELNVLERLESLAAEKDLLLEQLEQLKNQDKKPSEDNTKNTQFVRPAHPATQIRRPNQRRLIATQRLDDDEEDEVANSEASFVSNPTMEFSRPHQRGVSKSESRHSSRLRRKSILHTIRNSISSTSDAAANQDPNFSTGMQKRSRLSLGGGATRVLTNSSPFKSARTQGNAIRVPSQSRNQTLANARTTSTQESRRQGSATVRPPFR, from the coding sequence ATGAGCCAGGATAAACCAAAGATTAGTGGTAAAAGGTCTGCCACTGAATACAGGCTCTCCATTGCAAGTAACTCCGGATCGCGAAGATCATCATTAGTTGGCATTAATGACAATGGCCATGGTTCGATAGGCGGGGGTAACCGCTCAATAGCCATCAGTGGAAccagcgaagaagaagaagatatgCTCAAGGCGTATATTTTGCCTCAGGTGCGGGAATTCACCGATTCTCTGAGTACTTTGGATGCCAATTTCACGCAGCTCAATTTCATTCATGAGAGTCTTGTTGACTTCAACGAGTCTCTTGGCGCCTTACTCTACGGCTTAATGTGCAATTCGTGGTGTGTCGACTTCCCGTATGTGTCGCATGACATTGCAGGAGAGTTGAATGTGTTGGAGCGCCTGGAATCTCTGGCGGCAGAGAAAGATCTGCTACTGGAAcagcttgagcagcttAAAAACCAAGACAAGAAGCCATCCGAAGACAATACCAAGAATACACAATTTGTACGACCTGCTCATCCCGCTACTCAGATACGCAGACCCAATCAACGAAGATTGATCGCAACGCAGAGAttggatgatgatgaagaagacgaggTAGCCAACAGTGAGGCGTCCTTCGTCTCCAATCCGACGATGGAGTTCTCAAGGCCTCATCAGAGAGGGGTAAGCAAATCCGAATCCCGTCATTCCAGCAGACTGCGGCGAAAATCCATACTGCATACGATAAGAAACAGCATATCGTCGACTTCCGACGCTGCAGCAAATCAGGATCCCAATTTTAGCACTGGAATGCAAAAGAGGAGCAGGTTATCTCTAGGTGGTGGTGCTACTCGAGTGCTCACAAACTCATCGCCGTTCAAGTCTGCCCGGACGCAGGGAAATGCAATTCGTGTCCCGTCGCAGTCAAGGAACCAAACTCTTGCAAATGCAAGGACCACCTCAACCCAAGAGAGCCGGAGACAAGGATCCGCAACCGTTAGACCTCCTTTCAGGTGA